One part of the Amphiura filiformis chromosome 5, Afil_fr2py, whole genome shotgun sequence genome encodes these proteins:
- the LOC140152711 gene encoding uncharacterized protein isoform X2: protein MRLLVLQAVLISALYQAAWAYDLWDLSPEEQLALEEVLEAAYYNPETRNEDPETNKPVIPPYTFVQGGAGEGKQHLGPNLIPNKPRIVPEINPPVYDNPPNPCSATDMDTLKTEVESVNKAALAITCRCAADWDDEGVDCAEARKCCIPQMPNKADFVKDFQEAGKKPDDNDIFQDIGFSKRSSFVNPNEYRANPKVRRNRYFVGPAKKTVVAKKSPQLASGRLPVM, encoded by the exons ATGAGGCTGCTGGTGTTGCAGGCGGTTTTGATCAGTGCCCTTTATCAAGCGGCATGGGCCTATGACTTGTGGGATTTGTCGCCAGAAGAGCAATTAGCTTTGGAAGAAGTTTTAGAGGCGGCGTATTACAATCCTGAGACACGAAATGAAGATCCCGAGACAAACAAACCAGTCATTCCTCCCTACACCTTTGTACAGG GTGGTGCTGGCGAGGGCAAACAGCATCTTGGACCAAATCTTATTCCTAACAAGCCACGTATAGTACCTGAGATTAACCCTCCGGTTTACGACAACCCTCCTAACCCTTGCTCAGCGACAGATATGGACACAT TGAAAACTGAAGTTGAAAGTGTAAACAAAGCTGCATTGGCCATCACGTGTAGGTGTGCCGCGGACTGGGACGACGAAGGTGTCGACTGTGCAGAAG CTCGCAAATGTTGTATTCCTCAAATGCCTAATAAAGCTGATTTTGTGAAGGATTTCCAAGAAGCAGGCAAGAAACCTGATGATAATGATATATTCCAAGACATTGGATTCAGCAAACGA AGTtcatttgtaaaccccaatgaaTACCGTGCCAACCCCAAGGTG AGAAGAAACAGATACTTCGTGGGACCAGCCAAGAAGACAGTTGTGGCCAAGAAAAGTCCCCAGCTTGCGAGTGGACGCTTACCAGTCATGTAA
- the LOC140152711 gene encoding uncharacterized protein isoform X1, producing MRLLVLQAVLISALYQAAWAYDLWDLSPEEQLALEEVLEAAYYNPETRNEDPETNKPVIPPYTFVQGGAGEGKQHLGPNLIPNKPRIVPEINPPVYDNPPNPCSATDMDTLKTEVESVNKAALAITCRCAADWDDEGVDCAEARKCCIPQMPNKADFVKDFQEAGKKPDDNDIFQDIGFSKRTRYYKDGEKRAGHVAKKAPAKRSSFVNPNEYRANPKVRRNRYFVGPAKKTVVAKKSPQLASGRLPVM from the exons ATGAGGCTGCTGGTGTTGCAGGCGGTTTTGATCAGTGCCCTTTATCAAGCGGCATGGGCCTATGACTTGTGGGATTTGTCGCCAGAAGAGCAATTAGCTTTGGAAGAAGTTTTAGAGGCGGCGTATTACAATCCTGAGACACGAAATGAAGATCCCGAGACAAACAAACCAGTCATTCCTCCCTACACCTTTGTACAGG GTGGTGCTGGCGAGGGCAAACAGCATCTTGGACCAAATCTTATTCCTAACAAGCCACGTATAGTACCTGAGATTAACCCTCCGGTTTACGACAACCCTCCTAACCCTTGCTCAGCGACAGATATGGACACAT TGAAAACTGAAGTTGAAAGTGTAAACAAAGCTGCATTGGCCATCACGTGTAGGTGTGCCGCGGACTGGGACGACGAAGGTGTCGACTGTGCAGAAG CTCGCAAATGTTGTATTCCTCAAATGCCTAATAAAGCTGATTTTGTGAAGGATTTCCAAGAAGCAGGCAAGAAACCTGATGATAATGATATATTCCAAGACATTGGATTCAGCAAACGA ACACGATATTATAAGGACGGCGAAAAGAGAGCTGGACATGTCGCCAAAAAGGCACCTGCCAAAAGG AGTtcatttgtaaaccccaatgaaTACCGTGCCAACCCCAAGGTG AGAAGAAACAGATACTTCGTGGGACCAGCCAAGAAGACAGTTGTGGCCAAGAAAAGTCCCCAGCTTGCGAGTGGACGCTTACCAGTCATGTAA